The following coding sequences lie in one Halomonas sp. 'Soap Lake #6' genomic window:
- the xdhB gene encoding xanthine dehydrogenase molybdopterin binding subunit has translation MRTLTKLDSDSSRARRELHDHIQGASPLARHTVDSHGQCHAGVSSFHESAEKHVTGKAAYIDDIKAPVDALHVALGLSPVAHGVLTKLELDAVKKAPGVIDVITFHDVPGHTDIGPVFPGDPIFVDQEISYAGQCIFAVAATSLQAARRAVTLAKLHINEQPANLDPVAAAERKEVVRPTHVQQRGDWQEALRTAEQIIEGELFIGGQEHFYLEGQACIVLPTEDEGVMVHTSNQHPSETQKLVAEVLGIPFHAVTVEVRRMGGGFGGKETQASPWACIAALIARRTGRATRLRLPRSEDMRATGKRHPFHNRYQLAIDTKGVIQGGDITVIGDCGYSPDLSDAIVDRAMFHADNAYSLGSARVTGHRAKTHTASNTAFRGFGGPQGMMIIEAAMDDIARQIGEDPLTVRKRNFYRDGREVTHYGQQVDQRQLLHTLVEKLESDSDYWARRKAVTQYNANSPIIKKGLALTPVKFGISFTAKHLNQAGALLHVYTDGSIMINHGGTEMGQGLHTKVCQVVARELGLDLNSVRISATRTDKIPNTSPTAASSGADLNGMAARDAASKLRERLFDFAAQHFAQGLDREGMRLEEGMLVAGIGESEQRIPWGELVQTAYLNRISLSEKGFYATPLIHYDRSIGQGRPFYYYAFGAAVAEVSVDTLSGEYQVDQVDILHDVGDSLNPAIDIGQVEGGFIQGMGWLTSEELRWNDNGVLISDGPATYKIPTFGDLPPIFNVALLEGHPNSMASLYHSKAVGEPPFMLGICVWSALRDALASLTNYQTSPHLDTPATPERVMLAANALREKAL, from the coding sequence ATGCGTACGCTCACTAAACTTGATAGCGATAGCAGCCGTGCCCGCCGCGAACTACATGACCATATTCAAGGCGCGAGCCCGCTGGCCCGGCATACCGTTGATAGCCATGGGCAATGTCACGCCGGTGTCTCAAGCTTTCATGAAAGCGCTGAAAAACATGTTACCGGCAAAGCCGCTTACATTGACGACATAAAAGCACCCGTAGATGCGTTGCATGTCGCACTGGGGCTTTCGCCTGTTGCTCACGGGGTGCTAACAAAACTTGAGCTTGATGCGGTAAAAAAAGCGCCTGGCGTTATCGATGTGATTACTTTTCACGACGTGCCAGGACATACAGACATTGGCCCGGTATTCCCCGGTGACCCTATTTTCGTTGATCAGGAAATTAGCTACGCAGGCCAATGTATCTTCGCCGTGGCCGCCACATCGTTACAGGCTGCTCGTCGAGCCGTTACACTTGCCAAGCTGCATATTAATGAACAACCAGCAAACCTAGATCCTGTCGCTGCTGCAGAGCGTAAAGAAGTAGTCCGCCCCACTCATGTGCAGCAACGCGGTGACTGGCAGGAAGCACTGCGCACAGCAGAGCAAATAATTGAAGGTGAGCTATTCATCGGCGGGCAAGAGCACTTCTACCTCGAGGGGCAAGCATGCATCGTATTGCCAACAGAAGACGAGGGGGTCATGGTGCATACCTCCAATCAACACCCCAGCGAAACTCAAAAACTTGTTGCCGAAGTACTCGGCATCCCGTTCCACGCAGTCACCGTTGAAGTACGACGTATGGGTGGTGGATTTGGAGGCAAGGAAACCCAAGCGTCCCCCTGGGCCTGTATTGCTGCACTAATTGCCCGCCGAACAGGTAGAGCGACACGACTACGTCTACCGCGCAGCGAGGATATGCGCGCCACCGGCAAGCGCCATCCTTTTCATAACCGCTACCAGCTGGCTATTGATACTAAAGGTGTTATCCAAGGCGGTGATATTACAGTTATTGGCGACTGTGGATATTCACCCGATCTTTCCGACGCTATTGTTGATCGCGCAATGTTTCACGCGGACAATGCGTACTCATTGGGTAGTGCACGTGTGACTGGCCATCGCGCCAAAACCCACACAGCATCAAATACTGCTTTCCGCGGCTTTGGTGGCCCCCAGGGGATGATGATCATCGAAGCCGCGATGGATGACATTGCCCGCCAGATTGGTGAAGATCCACTGACGGTGCGTAAACGTAATTTCTACCGCGATGGGCGCGAAGTCACCCATTACGGCCAGCAAGTTGACCAACGACAGTTGCTCCATACACTGGTTGAAAAGCTAGAAAGCGACAGTGATTACTGGGCACGACGTAAAGCCGTCACTCAATATAACGCCAACAGCCCCATTATTAAAAAAGGGCTAGCGCTCACCCCAGTTAAATTTGGTATTTCATTTACCGCCAAGCACCTCAATCAAGCGGGCGCTCTGCTCCATGTGTATACCGATGGCAGCATCATGATCAATCATGGCGGAACGGAAATGGGCCAGGGGTTACATACCAAAGTTTGCCAAGTAGTTGCACGGGAGCTGGGGTTGGACTTAAACAGCGTACGTATTAGCGCAACCCGAACAGACAAGATTCCCAACACCTCCCCTACTGCCGCCTCTAGCGGTGCTGACCTAAATGGCATGGCCGCACGAGATGCTGCGAGCAAACTGCGTGAACGACTCTTTGACTTTGCAGCCCAACACTTTGCACAAGGCCTAGATCGTGAAGGCATGCGCTTGGAAGAGGGTATGCTGGTAGCAGGTATTGGAGAAAGTGAGCAAAGGATTCCCTGGGGCGAGTTAGTACAAACGGCATACCTCAACCGTATATCCTTGTCAGAAAAAGGCTTCTATGCCACGCCACTTATTCACTACGATCGCTCAATCGGCCAAGGTCGCCCTTTTTACTACTATGCGTTTGGTGCAGCAGTTGCAGAAGTTAGTGTTGATACCTTAAGTGGCGAATACCAAGTCGACCAAGTCGATATACTGCATGATGTTGGCGATTCTCTTAACCCCGCGATTGATATTGGCCAAGTAGAAGGCGGCTTCATCCAGGGAATGGGCTGGTTAACCAGCGAAGAGCTCAGATGGAACGATAATGGCGTACTGATCAGCGATGGACCTGCCACTTATAAAATCCCTACGTTTGGCGACCTTCCCCCGATCTTTAACGTCGCACTATTGGAAGGTCACCCCAACTCAATGGCAAGTCTCTACCACTCAAAAGCAGTGGGCGAACCGCCTTTTATGCTAGGCATTTGCGTATGGTCAGCGTTGCGTGATGCGCTGGCAAGCTTAACTAACTATCAAACATCGCCCCATCTCGACACCCCGGCCACACCCGAGCGCGTCATGCTAGCGGCCAATGCACTAAGAGAGAAAGCACTGTGA
- the cydC gene encoding thiol reductant ABC exporter subunit CydC — protein MKQAYQDFKPWLMLLLRRRQRFLLGAILIWVTLIAGLSLLGLSGWFITACALAGIALAAGLPSSLDIYVPGGGIRFFALLRTVARYVERLYNHNTVLTLLADLRFRVFGYLTHLDDTSLRRSRASDWLSRLTADIDTLDNLYLRLLMPPVVALLCVLAVPAFIAIWMPGVAIIVLVTLGVLWLMITLGSAKLGFANSYQQTSDQRELRHLVLDQVQASAELMSYQTSAWHQQKIFCQEVHAAVNQRRLMFKTALGNATVSLVTSMLVISVLWVGSVAMLESHVSGPVLVMAVLILLGVNEAFSVLPAAFIKLGASHAAVKRLNTLSSSPANIGKIAFPTSLCGHSVSLSNVSFRYPDMLEPAINAISLTLPSTKRAVITGVSGAGKSTLAQLLMGRISPTSGEISISGCAPFEVLADSRAANFAMLSQQVDLFDGSLAENLRIANPDANDEQLWSALAQVALSDWAQRQPQKLDTPVGEKGQQLSGGQARRVALARLFLRSPHMVLLDEPFAGVDAQTAQHIAHALDQWLGNKTVIYFVHQVDDVSLLPGVEFYWQLDEGRLITDTGMHNPLPQ, from the coding sequence GTGAAGCAAGCCTACCAAGATTTCAAGCCTTGGCTAATGCTTTTACTACGCCGTCGACAGCGTTTTCTATTAGGGGCGATCCTCATATGGGTAACGCTCATAGCGGGATTATCGCTATTGGGTTTATCGGGGTGGTTTATTACTGCCTGCGCGCTTGCAGGTATCGCGTTAGCCGCAGGCTTGCCGTCTTCTCTAGATATTTACGTGCCAGGTGGTGGTATTCGTTTTTTTGCATTGTTGCGAACGGTTGCGCGTTATGTTGAGCGCCTATATAACCACAATACGGTATTAACGCTATTGGCGGACTTGCGCTTTCGTGTTTTTGGCTACTTAACGCATCTAGATGATACTAGCTTGCGCCGTAGCCGGGCCAGTGACTGGTTGAGCCGCCTCACCGCAGATATTGATACACTGGATAATCTCTACCTGCGTCTACTAATGCCTCCGGTAGTCGCTTTGCTATGCGTTCTGGCTGTGCCAGCTTTTATAGCTATTTGGATGCCAGGAGTAGCCATCATTGTTCTGGTTACGCTTGGGGTGCTGTGGCTAATGATCACGTTAGGCTCTGCCAAGCTCGGGTTCGCTAATAGCTATCAGCAGACTAGCGATCAAAGGGAATTGCGCCACTTAGTACTCGATCAAGTGCAGGCCTCCGCAGAGCTAATGAGTTATCAGACCAGTGCTTGGCATCAGCAGAAGATTTTCTGCCAGGAAGTGCATGCCGCGGTGAATCAGCGACGTTTAATGTTTAAAACTGCGCTTGGTAATGCGACGGTTTCTTTGGTCACAAGCATGCTAGTGATAAGCGTACTGTGGGTGGGCAGTGTAGCCATGCTAGAGTCACATGTAAGTGGGCCAGTCCTAGTGATGGCAGTGTTAATTTTATTAGGTGTAAATGAAGCCTTTAGTGTGCTTCCGGCAGCCTTTATAAAATTAGGGGCTAGCCACGCTGCTGTCAAACGGCTCAATACCCTCTCATCGAGCCCCGCAAACATTGGAAAAATTGCCTTTCCTACCTCTCTTTGTGGGCACTCTGTTAGCCTCAGCAACGTTTCATTTCGCTATCCGGACATGCTTGAGCCTGCCATCAATGCGATTTCATTGACCCTTCCTTCCACGAAACGAGCAGTTATTACTGGGGTTTCTGGAGCGGGTAAATCGACGCTGGCGCAACTACTGATGGGGCGTATTTCCCCTACTAGCGGTGAAATTAGCATATCCGGTTGTGCCCCGTTTGAGGTATTGGCCGATAGCCGCGCAGCGAACTTCGCCATGCTGTCGCAACAGGTGGATTTGTTCGATGGTTCTCTAGCAGAAAACTTACGTATTGCTAACCCCGATGCGAACGATGAGCAGCTATGGAGTGCGCTAGCTCAGGTTGCACTTAGCGACTGGGCTCAGCGGCAACCGCAAAAGCTGGATACTCCGGTGGGGGAGAAGGGGCAACAGCTTTCCGGTGGACAAGCAAGGCGGGTTGCTTTGGCGCGCTTATTTTTGCGCAGTCCACATATGGTGTTGTTGGATGAGCCGTTTGCGGGTGTTGATGCGCAAACAGCACAGCATATTGCCCATGCATTAGATCAATGGCTTGGCAATAAAACAGTGATTTACTTTGTTCATCAAGTAGATGATGTCTCGCTTTTACCTGGTGTTGAGTTTTATTGGCAGCTTGATGAAGGCCGGCTAATTACTGATACTGGAATGCATAACCCGCTACCGCAGTGA
- the xdhA gene encoding xanthine dehydrogenase small subunit, translated as MATIEFLLNGTPKQCNVPPDTSILTLLRDLLGTTGTKEGCASGDCGACTVAINNPSDPQGNFLSVNACITPAHQLHGQHLVTVEGLATEGKLHPAQQAMIECHGSQCGFCTPGIVMSLFTLHTAQQQRSAPLTPVRLEAALGGNLCRCTGYRPIRDAALSMQNIQWEPPQWFDATLTNCAPLASAPLAIPESTTSDAPLFAQPTTLVELTNIRSRYPNARLVAGATDLWLESTQRLTALNQLIDVSRVTELGQIEAASFQGQPGWWIGAGVTYSQLEPLFDSHFPAFAHLLHRLGSQQVRNRGTLGGNIANASPIGDTPPVLLALNAWLELASYTGVRQIPLSAFFIDYKKTDLANDEVISRIFIPQLSDTVSLRVWKLSKRREDDISAVLGAFCYRLEDGVMRDVRIAFGGMAATPKRASRTEVALEGHPPSRASFQAAQQALANEFSPMSDVRGSQHYRQQAALNLLERLYLTLSVPNQEVMLHAYAH; from the coding sequence ATGGCTACGATTGAGTTTCTGCTCAATGGCACCCCCAAGCAGTGCAATGTCCCCCCTGATACCAGCATTCTAACGCTGTTACGCGATCTTTTGGGGACCACTGGCACGAAAGAGGGTTGCGCATCCGGGGACTGCGGCGCTTGCACAGTGGCAATTAACAATCCAAGTGATCCTCAGGGCAATTTTTTAAGCGTTAACGCCTGCATCACACCTGCCCATCAGTTGCATGGCCAACATCTGGTTACGGTTGAAGGGCTAGCCACTGAAGGCAAGCTACACCCTGCCCAGCAGGCGATGATTGAGTGTCACGGTAGCCAGTGCGGTTTCTGTACACCGGGTATCGTCATGTCGCTTTTTACGCTGCATACCGCTCAACAGCAACGTTCAGCTCCCCTAACGCCAGTCAGGCTTGAGGCTGCTCTCGGTGGAAACCTTTGCCGCTGCACAGGCTATCGTCCAATCCGCGATGCTGCATTAAGCATGCAGAATATCCAATGGGAGCCACCACAGTGGTTTGATGCCACGCTAACCAACTGCGCTCCTCTTGCCTCAGCCCCTCTTGCCATACCAGAATCGACCACCAGTGATGCGCCGCTATTTGCCCAACCGACGACGCTTGTCGAGCTGACCAATATACGAAGCCGCTACCCTAACGCTCGACTGGTCGCAGGAGCAACAGATTTATGGCTGGAAAGTACCCAGCGCCTTACCGCTTTAAATCAGTTGATTGACGTCTCCCGGGTAACTGAACTGGGCCAGATCGAGGCTGCGTCCTTCCAAGGACAACCTGGCTGGTGGATTGGGGCGGGAGTCACTTATTCGCAGCTTGAGCCCTTGTTCGACAGCCACTTCCCTGCTTTTGCACATTTGCTTCATCGGCTGGGCTCTCAACAAGTACGCAATAGAGGAACTCTTGGCGGCAACATTGCTAACGCGTCACCAATTGGCGATACACCACCGGTGTTACTTGCTCTCAATGCTTGGCTAGAATTAGCTAGCTATACCGGCGTACGCCAGATTCCCTTAAGTGCGTTTTTTATCGACTACAAAAAAACTGACCTTGCTAACGACGAGGTTATCAGCAGGATATTCATTCCACAATTATCGGATACGGTCTCGCTACGGGTTTGGAAGCTTTCCAAACGGCGTGAGGATGATATTTCGGCTGTACTGGGTGCCTTCTGTTACCGGCTGGAAGATGGTGTTATGCGAGATGTCCGCATTGCCTTTGGCGGTATGGCCGCGACGCCTAAGCGAGCCTCTCGCACCGAAGTCGCCTTAGAAGGCCACCCCCCTTCAAGAGCTAGTTTTCAAGCAGCTCAGCAAGCGTTAGCCAACGAGTTCTCTCCCATGAGTGATGTGCGTGGTAGCCAGCACTATCGTCAGCAGGCTGCCCTGAACCTGCTCGAACGCCTCTATTTAACGCTTTCGGTTCCGAATCAGGAGGTAATGCTCCATGCGTACGCTCACTAA
- the xdhC gene encoding xanthine dehydrogenase accessory protein XdhC, with translation MSDTQAPETWHAALHRLQRAGTPHVLATQVTSAGSTPREPGARMVITNDATFDTLGGGTFEWQTIAAARVQLKEQRYGFSLEAFSLGGRSGQCCGGFVNILLEAFPGASTHVAVFGAGHVGQEIVKLSVPLPWRLHWYDSRRNVFNEHDRQQPRLSCHELHSAKESISELPPNTHALVLTHNHDEDYALITALIERDDLASIGLIGSDSKWASFQGRLKRDGYSTEQIERVRSPIGRIHATKLSNKTPYAIALTVVTELLWLTDTPSPSDTRGLEPQALRTLFDDSPTTMS, from the coding sequence GTGAGTGATACCCAAGCCCCCGAAACCTGGCATGCAGCACTGCATCGCCTACAGCGTGCTGGTACCCCTCATGTTCTAGCCACCCAGGTGACGAGCGCTGGCTCAACGCCTCGTGAGCCTGGGGCACGAATGGTAATTACCAACGATGCCACCTTCGATACATTGGGCGGAGGCACTTTTGAGTGGCAAACCATTGCCGCAGCACGCGTACAGTTAAAAGAACAGCGCTACGGTTTCAGTTTAGAGGCCTTTTCTTTGGGTGGGCGGAGTGGACAGTGCTGCGGCGGCTTCGTAAACATCCTATTGGAAGCCTTTCCAGGCGCTTCCACTCATGTAGCTGTTTTTGGTGCCGGCCACGTGGGGCAGGAAATTGTGAAGCTAAGTGTCCCACTACCTTGGCGACTGCATTGGTATGATAGCCGCCGCAATGTTTTTAACGAACATGATCGCCAGCAGCCAAGGCTTAGCTGTCATGAGCTGCATAGTGCAAAAGAAAGCATCTCTGAATTGCCACCCAATACCCATGCACTGGTTTTAACCCATAATCATGATGAAGATTATGCGCTTATCACAGCGCTTATCGAGCGCGATGACCTGGCCTCTATTGGCTTAATTGGTTCTGACAGCAAATGGGCTAGCTTTCAAGGACGCCTCAAACGGGATGGTTATTCCACAGAACAAATTGAGCGAGTGCGAAGCCCCATCGGCCGCATTCATGCAACGAAGCTTAGCAATAAAACCCCCTACGCTATTGCGCTAACAGTGGTGACAGAACTGCTATGGCTAACTGATACGCCCTCACCTTCCGATACACGTGGACTTGAACCCCAGGCGTTGCGAACGCTATTTGACGATTCTCCGACTACCATGAGCTAA
- a CDS encoding cytochrome-c peroxidase yields the protein MKMMRKILPSIIASAVFTAVGTAGAEDGFEDYRNRFEPLPYLPPIPASNSLTEEKVELGNMLFFEPRISSSGVISCATCHNPALGWADRIPRAVGHEGQVGERNTPTVLNSGFFGAQFWDGREPDLEGQALGPIEAEVEMAMALEMALDRLTEFELYQEKFADAYPDDEDPINAENLAKALATFQRTLNTPNSPFDRYLRGDISAISDQAKDGMVAFVDNGCIACHSGPALTDSRFHAIQVPGSTDLGRYLVTGEESDKYRFKTPTLRNVAVTYPYMNNGATESLEEAVAIMGQEMLGREFDEVAIDNITAFLHTLTGKMPDFEVPALP from the coding sequence ATGAAAATGATGAGAAAAATCCTGCCAAGCATTATCGCTAGCGCAGTTTTTACGGCGGTGGGCACCGCTGGAGCCGAAGATGGCTTTGAAGACTATCGCAATCGCTTTGAGCCACTGCCCTACCTCCCCCCTATTCCCGCCAGCAACTCGCTTACGGAAGAAAAAGTTGAGCTGGGTAACATGCTATTTTTTGAACCAAGGATCTCATCAAGCGGTGTCATCAGTTGCGCCACCTGCCACAACCCAGCATTGGGCTGGGCAGACCGCATCCCACGTGCAGTAGGCCACGAGGGCCAAGTAGGCGAGCGTAATACACCAACGGTTCTTAACAGCGGTTTTTTTGGGGCGCAGTTCTGGGATGGTCGTGAGCCAGACCTTGAAGGGCAAGCTCTTGGCCCCATCGAAGCCGAGGTTGAAATGGCCATGGCTCTCGAGATGGCATTAGATCGTCTGACAGAATTCGAGCTCTACCAAGAGAAATTTGCTGACGCCTATCCAGACGATGAAGACCCCATCAATGCAGAGAACCTAGCTAAAGCCCTAGCCACATTCCAGCGGACTTTGAATACTCCTAACTCTCCGTTCGATCGCTATTTACGCGGAGACATAAGTGCCATTAGCGATCAAGCGAAAGATGGGATGGTCGCTTTTGTAGATAACGGCTGTATCGCTTGCCACAGCGGTCCAGCCTTAACAGATAGCCGCTTCCACGCAATCCAGGTGCCAGGCTCCACAGATCTTGGCCGCTATTTGGTAACGGGAGAAGAATCCGATAAATACCGCTTTAAAACACCAACGCTCAGAAACGTAGCGGTAACCTATCCCTATATGAATAATGGTGCGACTGAATCGCTAGAAGAGGCAGTCGCTATCATGGGGCAAGAAATGCTTGGTCGTGAGTTCGATGAAGTCGCTATAGATAACATTACTGCGTTTCTTCATACCCTAACCGGTAAAATGCCCGACTTTGAGGTTCCAGCCCTACCCTAA
- a CDS encoding adenosine deaminase, with protein MHDFLRKLPKVELHLHIEGSLEPELMFQLAKRNNIELPYATIGEAKAAYQFDDLQGFLNLYYLGMNVLRTEQDFYDLAMDYFKRARAEGVVHIDMHFDPQAHLQRDVPLSVVMAGLLRAKQEAEASLDLSVGMIMAFLRDRPADEALQVLEQAAPYLKYLDAIGLDSAERNNPPRKFQALFARAKELGLVRVAHAGEEGPADYIAEALDVLDVQRIDHGVRCLESSDVVQRLREQQIVLTVCPLSNVSLKVVEQLRDHPLPNLLAEGLKVTISSDDPAYFGGGLLTNHMACADAFGWDADLFCTLNRNAIEEAFTNEKRRAELLLRLEACRV; from the coding sequence ATGCATGATTTTTTACGTAAATTGCCAAAAGTTGAGCTCCATCTACATATTGAAGGCTCTCTTGAGCCTGAGCTGATGTTTCAGCTTGCTAAGCGAAACAATATTGAGCTTCCTTATGCGACGATCGGTGAAGCCAAAGCCGCTTACCAGTTTGATGACCTGCAAGGATTCCTGAATCTCTATTATCTCGGTATGAATGTCCTACGCACTGAGCAGGATTTCTACGACTTGGCGATGGATTACTTCAAGCGCGCACGGGCGGAGGGGGTAGTGCACATCGACATGCATTTTGATCCGCAAGCGCACCTTCAACGAGATGTTCCTTTAAGCGTTGTGATGGCAGGCCTGCTTCGCGCTAAGCAAGAAGCTGAAGCATCGCTTGATTTATCCGTGGGCATGATCATGGCTTTTTTGCGCGACCGCCCTGCGGACGAGGCTCTTCAGGTGCTTGAGCAGGCGGCACCGTATTTGAAGTACTTGGATGCTATTGGGCTAGACAGCGCAGAGCGCAATAACCCACCTAGAAAGTTTCAGGCGCTCTTTGCACGAGCAAAAGAGCTAGGCTTGGTGCGTGTTGCTCATGCTGGGGAAGAGGGGCCAGCTGACTATATAGCCGAAGCTCTTGATGTGTTAGATGTTCAGCGCATAGATCATGGTGTGCGTTGTTTAGAGAGTAGTGATGTTGTGCAGCGCCTCCGTGAGCAGCAAATAGTATTGACTGTTTGCCCTCTCTCAAATGTAAGTTTGAAAGTAGTTGAGCAGCTACGTGACCACCCCCTACCTAATTTGTTGGCGGAGGGGCTAAAAGTGACCATTAGTTCTGATGATCCTGCTTATTTCGGCGGAGGTTTGCTGACTAATCATATGGCATGCGCAGACGCATTTGGTTGGGATGCGGACCTGTTCTGCACTTTAAACCGCAATGCCATTGAAGAGGCCTTTACTAACGAAAAGCGTCGTGCAGAACTTTTACTGCGTTTAGAAGCTTGCCGTGTTTAG
- the guaD gene encoding guanine deaminase has protein sequence MTSSTDTLIRAELVSFSRDPGDGDMPQPGSLEHYGDGLLWLKGQHIHAVGHFSELSLSLPEGIPVYDYRDKLIMPGFIDTHVHYVQLDIMASYGRQLLDWLNDYTFPEECRFANYAHAEALSNAFLDEMLRAGTTTAQVFGSSHPGSVDAFFSACKSRQLRMLVGKVLMDRNAPDELLDGATGIADTERLIADWHGKQRLGYSVTPRFAPTSTKIQMDAAGALLRNEPTLWLQTHLAENSGELDWVAELFPGSRDYLSVYEDAGLVGPRSTFAHGIHLNNDMRKRLAERGANIAFCPSSNLFLGSGLFDRAAAKQAGMAFTFASDIGAGTDLSGFGTLKAAYQVGQLGGQPLTAWQGFYGLTMGNAKALSLDNHIGQLAPSLEADFVVIDPQATSLLSRRISHCTTLGERLFALMMLADDRAIYETWAGGQCQHRRDSSQ, from the coding sequence ATGACTTCCTCTACTGATACACTTATTCGTGCTGAATTGGTTAGCTTTTCACGCGACCCTGGTGATGGCGACATGCCTCAGCCTGGCAGCTTAGAGCACTATGGCGATGGTTTACTTTGGCTAAAAGGCCAGCATATTCATGCAGTAGGCCATTTCTCAGAGCTATCGCTATCATTACCTGAAGGCATTCCCGTATATGATTATCGCGACAAGCTCATCATGCCGGGATTTATTGACACCCACGTACACTATGTACAGTTAGATATCATGGCCTCTTATGGGCGCCAATTGCTGGATTGGTTAAATGACTACACCTTTCCTGAAGAGTGCCGCTTTGCCAATTATGCTCATGCGGAAGCCCTATCGAACGCCTTTCTAGATGAGATGCTGCGAGCTGGAACGACCACTGCCCAAGTATTTGGGTCTAGCCATCCAGGGTCCGTTGATGCATTTTTTAGTGCATGTAAGAGTAGACAGTTACGCATGTTGGTGGGCAAAGTATTAATGGATCGCAATGCCCCTGATGAGTTACTGGATGGTGCAACAGGCATCGCCGATACCGAACGCCTAATAGCGGATTGGCATGGAAAGCAGCGACTCGGTTACAGTGTCACCCCTCGTTTTGCACCGACCTCAACCAAAATACAAATGGACGCAGCTGGCGCCTTGCTGCGCAACGAGCCGACTCTATGGCTGCAAACTCACTTAGCGGAAAACAGTGGTGAACTAGATTGGGTAGCAGAACTATTTCCAGGCAGCCGGGATTATTTATCTGTCTATGAAGACGCAGGCTTGGTTGGCCCCCGCAGTACCTTTGCACACGGTATTCATTTAAATAACGACATGCGCAAACGGCTAGCGGAGCGTGGTGCTAATATTGCGTTTTGTCCTAGCTCCAATCTATTTCTCGGCAGCGGTTTATTCGACCGAGCAGCCGCCAAGCAGGCCGGCATGGCATTTACATTTGCCAGCGATATCGGTGCAGGCACCGATTTATCGGGCTTTGGCACTCTCAAGGCTGCCTATCAGGTAGGGCAACTAGGTGGACAACCACTCACCGCCTGGCAAGGCTTTTATGGCTTAACCATGGGGAACGCAAAAGCACTTTCCCTGGATAACCATATCGGCCAATTAGCACCTAGTCTTGAAGCAGACTTTGTGGTGATTGACCCACAGGCGACATCGCTACTCTCCCGACGCATCAGCCACTGCACCACCCTTGGAGAGCGGTTGTTTGCACTGATGATGCTAGCAGATGACCGTGCCATCTATGAAACCTGGGCTGGTGGGCAATGCCAACACCGGAGGGATAGCTCGCAGTGA